A single Bacillus sp. OxB-1 DNA region contains:
- a CDS encoding YjjG family noncanonical pyrimidine nucleotidase, whose amino-acid sequence MPYDLILFDLDDTLFDFTETEKHALHNTFQFFGLPNGLEEYRASYRAISSVIWDDLEQSRITLEELKIERFRRLFTQHELQLDAERFGELYIENLGKESHLIEGVEEMLAGLSGYRLAVLTNGFTLAQHARVAGSPLRDTFEAIIASEETGFKKPQAEIFEYTFQKLGVTDPSRVLMVGDSLTSDIQGGCNAGIDTCWFNPGGRVNSTAIQPTFEIRSWSEFSPGRQAVKL is encoded by the coding sequence ATGCCGTATGATTTGATTTTATTTGACCTGGATGATACGTTGTTTGACTTTACGGAGACGGAGAAACATGCGCTGCATAATACCTTCCAGTTTTTCGGCTTGCCGAATGGGTTGGAGGAGTATCGGGCGAGTTATCGGGCGATCAGTTCAGTGATTTGGGATGATTTGGAGCAAAGCCGGATTACGTTGGAAGAGTTGAAAATCGAGCGGTTTCGGCGGTTGTTCACGCAGCATGAATTACAGCTGGACGCGGAACGGTTCGGGGAGTTGTACATCGAGAACTTGGGGAAAGAGTCGCATCTGATCGAGGGCGTGGAGGAGATGCTTGCGGGGCTGTCGGGATACCGGCTCGCCGTGTTGACGAACGGCTTCACGCTGGCACAGCATGCGCGGGTGGCAGGGTCCCCGTTGCGGGATACATTCGAAGCGATCATCGCTTCCGAAGAGACGGGCTTTAAGAAACCGCAGGCGGAAATCTTCGAGTACACATTCCAAAAACTCGGAGTCACCGACCCATCGCGCGTGCTGATGGTCGGCGATTCCCTCACCTCGGACATCCAAGGCGGCTGCAATGCCGGGATCGACACTTGCTGGTTCAATCCAGGCGGCCGCGTCAATTCTACTGCTATCCAACCGACATTTGAAATCCGCTCATGGTCCGAG